One segment of Agrococcus sp. ProA11 DNA contains the following:
- the argJ gene encoding bifunctional glutamate N-acetyltransferase/amino-acid acetyltransferase ArgJ, which translates to MSVTAAAGFRAAGVAAGLKSTGALDVALVVNDGPLSAAAGVFTANRAKANPVLWSEQALRSGSARAVILNSGGANCFTGSFGFQTTHQTAERVAERLAIGAIDVQVCSTGLIGIGDETFRQGVLAGVDAAAAALADDEAAGLRAAQAIMTTDSVPKQAVATGAGFTVGGMAKGAGMLAPGLATMLVVITTDAVAEPDVLDRALRAATRVTFDRLDSDGCMSTNDTVLLLASGASGTAADEAELTATVAAVCDDLAQQLQLDAEGASHDITIEVRSAATEDDAVTVARSVARSNLFKAAIFGNDPNWGRVLAAMGTTDAAFDPYVVDVTFNGVRMCHAGTPDRPRDEVDLTPRATHIGIDLFAGEATASIRTNDLTHDYVHENSAYAS; encoded by the coding sequence GTGAGCGTGACCGCTGCCGCCGGATTCCGCGCCGCAGGCGTCGCAGCCGGGTTGAAGTCGACCGGCGCCCTCGACGTGGCGCTGGTCGTCAACGACGGCCCGCTCTCGGCCGCCGCGGGCGTCTTCACGGCCAACCGCGCCAAGGCGAACCCCGTGCTGTGGAGCGAGCAGGCGCTGCGGTCCGGCAGCGCTCGCGCGGTGATCCTCAACTCCGGCGGCGCCAACTGCTTCACCGGATCCTTCGGCTTCCAGACCACGCACCAGACCGCGGAGCGCGTCGCCGAGCGGTTGGCGATCGGCGCCATCGACGTGCAGGTCTGCTCGACCGGGCTGATCGGCATCGGTGACGAGACGTTCCGCCAGGGCGTGCTGGCGGGGGTCGACGCGGCCGCGGCGGCGCTCGCCGACGACGAGGCGGCGGGTCTGCGCGCGGCCCAGGCGATCATGACCACCGATTCGGTGCCGAAGCAGGCGGTCGCCACTGGCGCCGGATTCACGGTCGGCGGCATGGCGAAGGGCGCCGGCATGCTCGCGCCGGGCCTTGCGACCATGCTCGTCGTCATCACCACCGACGCAGTCGCCGAGCCCGACGTGCTCGATCGCGCGCTGCGCGCGGCGACGCGCGTCACCTTCGACCGCCTCGACTCCGACGGCTGCATGTCGACGAACGACACCGTGCTGCTGCTCGCCTCCGGCGCCTCCGGCACCGCGGCCGACGAGGCCGAGCTCACCGCCACGGTGGCGGCCGTGTGCGACGACCTCGCGCAGCAGCTGCAGCTCGACGCCGAGGGCGCGAGCCACGACATCACCATCGAGGTGCGCTCCGCCGCCACCGAGGACGACGCCGTGACGGTTGCCCGCTCGGTCGCCCGCTCCAACCTGTTCAAGGCGGCGATCTTCGGCAACGACCCGAACTGGGGGCGCGTGCTGGCCGCGATGGGCACCACCGATGCGGCCTTCGACCCGTACGTCGTCGACGTCACCTTCAACGGTGTGCGCATGTGTCACGCCGGCACGCCCGATCGGCCCCGCGACGAGGTGGATCTGACGCCGCGCGCGACCCATATCGGCATCGACCTTTTCGCGGGAGAGGCGACCGCCAGCATCCGCACCAACGACCTCACCCACGACTACGTGCACGAGAACTCGGCCTATGCGAGCTAG
- the argC gene encoding N-acetyl-gamma-glutamyl-phosphate reductase — translation MSLSVAVAGASGYAGGELLRLLAQHPELEVRTVTAHSNAGQPLVSVHPNLRSLASLTFQETTPEVLAGHDVVFLALPHGHSGALAARLPESTLVVDAGADHRLESADQWQAFYGSEHSGTWPYGMPELILADGGRQRRELRAARRIAVPGCNATAVTLALAPGVAAGIVDTTEITSVLAVGSSGAGRAAKTHLLAAELTGSATPYGVGGTHRHLPEIAQNLRAAGGGDIRHSFTPVLVPMARGILATVTAPLVGDATAEQVRSAWLTAYGDETFIHVTDAGHYPRTADVVGSNSVHLGIGLDEAAGRVVVIAAIDNLGKGTAGAAIQSANIALGFNEDLGLSIDGVAP, via the coding sequence ATGAGCCTCTCCGTCGCCGTCGCAGGCGCGAGCGGATACGCAGGTGGCGAGCTGCTGCGGCTGCTCGCGCAGCACCCCGAGCTGGAGGTGCGCACGGTCACCGCGCACTCCAATGCCGGGCAGCCCCTCGTCTCCGTGCACCCCAACCTGCGATCCCTCGCCTCCCTGACCTTCCAGGAGACCACGCCGGAGGTCCTCGCAGGCCACGACGTCGTCTTCCTCGCGCTGCCGCACGGGCACTCCGGCGCGCTCGCTGCCCGGCTGCCGGAGTCGACGCTCGTGGTCGATGCGGGCGCCGACCACCGGCTGGAGAGCGCCGATCAGTGGCAGGCCTTCTACGGCTCCGAGCACTCGGGCACCTGGCCCTACGGCATGCCGGAGCTGATCCTGGCCGATGGTGGACGCCAGCGCCGTGAGCTCCGAGCCGCGCGGCGAATCGCGGTGCCCGGCTGCAACGCCACGGCCGTCACCCTCGCGCTCGCGCCCGGCGTCGCCGCCGGCATCGTCGACACCACCGAGATCACCTCGGTGCTCGCTGTCGGATCGTCCGGCGCCGGTCGCGCCGCGAAGACCCACCTGCTGGCTGCCGAGCTCACCGGATCGGCCACGCCCTACGGGGTCGGCGGCACGCACCGCCACCTGCCGGAGATCGCGCAGAACCTGCGAGCCGCCGGCGGCGGCGACATCCGCCACTCGTTCACCCCCGTGCTCGTGCCGATGGCGCGCGGCATCCTCGCGACCGTGACCGCGCCGCTCGTCGGCGATGCCACGGCCGAGCAGGTGCGCTCCGCATGGCTGACCGCCTACGGCGACGAGACGTTCATCCACGTCACGGATGCGGGCCACTACCCGCGCACGGCGGATGTCGTGGGATCGAACTCGGTGCACCTGGGCATCGGCCTGGACGAGGCCGCCGGCCGCGTCGTGGTGATCGCCGCGATCGACAACCTCGGCAAGGGCACCGCCGGCGCGGCGATCCAGTCGGCGAACATCGCACTCGGCTTCAACGAGGATCTCGGGCTCTCCATCGACGGAGTCGCGCCGTGA
- a CDS encoding SIMPL domain-containing protein: MVEITVCGEAVERASAERATVTVHSRWGASSAEAAMRVVADAHERLVAEATSHVDAGAAESWQADRVGISHSQEWVGEGEPRRSVYTASASVTVRFIDFEALGMWIGRVGMHDVHEVGGIQWSLSEQTERDRARAARTRAVADAVERAADYAAAAALGAPVVDSIQEPGTTPPVPLARGVRMEAMALAGAPGAAPAISFEAGVIEVHAAVEVRFVAEPLRHMQGSTAQ; encoded by the coding sequence ATGGTGGAGATCACGGTCTGCGGCGAGGCGGTCGAGCGCGCGAGCGCAGAGCGCGCCACGGTCACGGTGCACTCGCGCTGGGGCGCCTCGAGCGCCGAAGCCGCAATGCGGGTGGTGGCCGACGCGCACGAGCGCCTGGTGGCGGAGGCGACCTCGCACGTCGACGCCGGTGCGGCCGAGTCCTGGCAGGCCGACCGCGTCGGCATCTCGCACAGCCAGGAATGGGTGGGCGAGGGCGAGCCCCGCCGATCCGTCTACACCGCCTCCGCCTCCGTGACCGTGCGCTTCATCGACTTCGAGGCGCTCGGCATGTGGATCGGCCGGGTCGGGATGCACGACGTGCACGAGGTGGGCGGCATCCAGTGGTCGCTGTCGGAGCAGACCGAGCGCGATCGCGCTCGCGCCGCCCGAACGCGCGCGGTCGCCGATGCGGTCGAGCGCGCCGCGGACTACGCGGCGGCCGCGGCCCTGGGCGCGCCGGTGGTCGACAGCATCCAGGAGCCCGGCACGACACCCCCGGTTCCGCTCGCGCGCGGCGTCCGCATGGAGGCGATGGCGCTCGCCGGTGCACCCGGCGCCGCGCCCGCCATCTCGTTCGAGGCGGGCGTGATCGAGGTGCATGCGGCAGTGGAGGTGCGGTTCGTGGCAGAGCCGCTGCGGCACATGCAGGGATCGACAGCCCAGTAG